A window of Pirellulales bacterium genomic DNA:
TCATGGCCTAACCTCCGTGCTAGGGTTCGGGGTTCAGGGTTCGGGGTTCGGGGTTCGGGGTTCGGGGTTCAGGGTTCAGGGTTCAGGGTTCAGGGTTCAGGGTTCAGGGTTCAGGGTTCAGATGCGGGATGAGGGATGAGGGACTGGCGCATGGCGCTATGAATGGAATCCGAATTCCCAAGACCCAAGACCAAAGTCCAAAGTCCAAAGTCCCGAACCCTGAACCCTGAACCCTGAACCCTTTCGTCACCAAATCTCGATTTCGGTCTCCAGCTCCACGCCCAAACGATCGGCCACCCGGCTGCGGACCAGCTCGATCAACCGCAATACGTCCTGCGCCGTAGCGCCCGGCTCGGTGACGATAAAGTTCGCGTGACGGTCGCTCACTTCCGCCGCGCCCACGCGCGTGCCCTTGAGCCCGGCCTGGTCGATGAGCATGCCGGCGCTCATGCCGCGCGGGTTCTTGAAGATGCAGCCGGCATGCTGGTGCCCTAACGGTTGCGCGGCTTTCTTGGCGATCCATTGGGTCTGCATCCGCTTGGTGAGCTGTTCCGGGTCGTCGGTTTCCAGCTCGAACTCGGCGGACAGGATCACCAGCTCGTCGAGGCTGCTCTGCCGGTAGGCAAACACCAACTCTTCGCGTTGTCGCTCGATGATTTCGCCGCCGCGCGTCATGACGGTCGCTCGTTTAGTCCACTGACCCACGTCGCCGCCGCGGCTGCCCGCATTGCCGTGCAATGCCCCGCCGATGGTGCCCGGAATGCCGACCAGCGCTTCCAAGCCGGCCAGTCCTTCGCCTACGGCCGTCGAGATGACGTGGCCCAACTTGGCGCCGCCGCCAGCGGTGACTCGGCAGCCGCGGACCGCGATTTGTGCAAATCCGGGATGCGACAGGCAGACCACCACGCCGGGCAGGCCTTCGTCTCGCACCAGCACATTCGACCCGCCCCCGAGCAAGCGCACGGGGATTTCTTCCTGACGGCAGCGCTGCACAAGCTGCGCCAACTCGTCGATGTCGCGCGGCTCGGCGAAATATTGCGCCGGGCCACCCAGCATCAACCAGGTGTGCGGCGCGAGCGGTTCATCCAGCCGCAAAATCGGTTCGAATTCGTCTTGCAGTGCCATGAGAAACTTCCCAACGTCGCCGCTCCCTTCGCAACCCATCGTGCGGCTGAAAGATACACTATATCCGTCAGCGGGGAAACCTCTGGATTGCTTCGCGACCGCGGTCGCTGTAAAGTCGGGAAAGTGGCGAGACCCTTGAACGACAGGCACGGAATGCGTCCTGCGCAGCTTTATAAACTGGCTGTTTTCATTTCGGCGTGGCTGGCGACCGCTGCCGCCCTGGCTGATTTCGTCGAGTTGGAGCGGGCATGTCCGCCACGCGACCGTTGATTGTTATTCCGGGCGACGACCCGATGCAGCTTCAAGGCTCGCCCCAGCTTGCGCGGCTCGACGCCTACGGCGAGGTCGTGCTCTACCGCGACCGGCCGATCGACGATGCCGAAAAGATCCGCCGGGCACGCGACGCCACTTGTCTCATCAACTCGCGCAGCTCCGTCACCTGGCCCGCCGGCGTGCTGCGGCAGTTGCCTCGGCTGAAGATCTTCGCCGTGTGCGGCATCGGCACCGACGCCATCGACCTCGAAGTCGCCCGTGAACTGGGGATCGATGTTCGCAACCTGCCCGGACGCACGGCGGGCATCGTGGCCGAGCACGCGCTGGGCCTGCTGTTGGCCATCGCCAAGCGGGCCTGGTTTCAGACCAACGAGTTGAAGCAGGGACGTTGGTCGGCGATGCAAAATACCTATCTCCGCGGAACGATGCTGGGACTGATCGGAGCGGGGCCGATTGCGGCTGAATTGGCCCGGCTGGCGCAGGCCATTGGCATGCAAGTGCAGGCATGGACTTTCCATCCCACACCCGAACGTGCCCGCGAGCTGGGAGTGCGGTTCGTGGAATTCGACGAGCTACTCGCCAGTTCGGACTGTGTGAGCCTGCACGTCAAACTGACCGACCAGACGCGCGGCCTGATCGGCCGCCGCGAGTTCACGCTCATGAAGCCGGGCGCGCTGTTCGTCAACACGGCCCGCGGCGCGATCGTCGACACGCCGGCGTTGGTGGAGGCGCTCAACAAGGGCCACTTGGCGGGGGCCGGCATCGATGTCTTCGACGAAGAGCCGCTGCGGGCCGATCACCCGCTGCTTGGCTGCCAGCAAGTCGTGCTCACGCCGCACAACGCCGACCAGACTCCCGAAGGCATGGAGCTGCTCAATTCGGGCGTGGTGGAGAACGTGGTCGCCTTCTTCGAAGGCCGCGAGCAGAACCGGGTGGTGTGAGGAGAGCGACCTTCGCATGTCTTGAGCGCGACGGACGGATGCCCTACCATGTTCTTGGTCGTCGTCGGCTCTTTCGACCGCTGTTCAATTGAGGAACCCACCGATGCTCACCATTTACGGCGATGGGGCGAAATACTGCGATGGACTGACGCGGCGCAGCTTCTTGAAGATCGGCGGCCTGGCCATGGGCGGCCTGTCGCTGGCGGAGATCCTGCGGACCGAAGCCCACGCCGGCCGACCGAATTCGCACAAGGCCGTGATCATGGTGTTCCTCTCCGGCGGACCGCCGCATCAGGATCTCGTCGATCTCAAACCGCTGGCGCCGGTCGAAATCCGCGGCGAGTTCAACCCCATCGCCAGCAACGTGCCAGGCATCGAAATCTGCGAGCTGCTGCCCCGCATGGCGTCGATGATGGACAAGTTCGTCGTCATCCGGTCGATGATCGGCGCGGAAGGGGCGCACTCCGCGTTTCAGTGCATGACGGCCCGAAAGCACAATCCACAACCGCCCGGCGGCTGGCCCTCGCTCGGTTCGTGCGTCTCGAAGCTCTGTGGGCCGACGCGGCCGTCCGTTCCACCCTTCGTCGGCCTGTCGCCGAAGATGATCACCATGCCCTGGGCCGACCCTGGGCAGCCGGGCTATCTGGGTATCGCCCACGCGCCGTTTCGTCCGACCGCCGACGGGCAACAGGACATGGTGCTCAACGGCGTCACTCTCGACCGGCTGCACGACCGGCAGACGCTGTTGGGCAGCTTCGACCGCTTCCGCCGCGCGGCCGACACCGCCGGCGCGATGCAAGGACTCGACGCCTTCAACCAGCAGGCGATGGGCATTCTCACTTCCAGCAAGCTGGCCGAAGCCCTCGACCTGGATCGCGAAGACCCGCGCGTGCGCGATCGCTACGGTTACGGCTCGCCCAAGCCGGCCGGCTATGGCGACGCCGGGCCGCTCCTGAACACCTATTTTCTCACCGCGCGGCGGCTGGTGGAGGCCGGCGTGCGCTGCGTCACCTTGGCGTATGGCCGCTGGGACTGGCACGGCCGGCCGCACGGTACAACGTTCGAGAATGCCCGCGACCACATGCCGATGCTCGACCAGGGCGTCTCG
This region includes:
- the murB gene encoding UDP-N-acetylmuramate dehydrogenase — its product is MALQDEFEPILRLDEPLAPHTWLMLGGPAQYFAEPRDIDELAQLVQRCRQEEIPVRLLGGGSNVLVRDEGLPGVVVCLSHPGFAQIAVRGCRVTAGGGAKLGHVISTAVGEGLAGLEALVGIPGTIGGALHGNAGSRGGDVGQWTKRATVMTRGGEIIERQREELVFAYRQSSLDELVILSAEFELETDDPEQLTKRMQTQWIAKKAAQPLGHQHAGCIFKNPRGMSAGMLIDQAGLKGTRVGAAEVSDRHANFIVTEPGATAQDVLRLIELVRSRVADRLGVELETEIEIW
- a CDS encoding NAD(P)-dependent oxidoreductase yields the protein MSATRPLIVIPGDDPMQLQGSPQLARLDAYGEVVLYRDRPIDDAEKIRRARDATCLINSRSSVTWPAGVLRQLPRLKIFAVCGIGTDAIDLEVARELGIDVRNLPGRTAGIVAEHALGLLLAIAKRAWFQTNELKQGRWSAMQNTYLRGTMLGLIGAGPIAAELARLAQAIGMQVQAWTFHPTPERARELGVRFVEFDELLASSDCVSLHVKLTDQTRGLIGRREFTLMKPGALFVNTARGAIVDTPALVEALNKGHLAGAGIDVFDEEPLRADHPLLGCQQVVLTPHNADQTPEGMELLNSGVVENVVAFFEGREQNRVV
- a CDS encoding DUF1501 domain-containing protein, which gives rise to MLTIYGDGAKYCDGLTRRSFLKIGGLAMGGLSLAEILRTEAHAGRPNSHKAVIMVFLSGGPPHQDLVDLKPLAPVEIRGEFNPIASNVPGIEICELLPRMASMMDKFVVIRSMIGAEGAHSAFQCMTARKHNPQPPGGWPSLGSCVSKLCGPTRPSVPPFVGLSPKMITMPWADPGQPGYLGIAHAPFRPTADGQQDMVLNGVTLDRLHDRQTLLGSFDRFRRAADTAGAMQGLDAFNQQAMGILTSSKLAEALDLDREDPRVRDRYGYGSPKPAGYGDAGPLLNTYFLTARRLVEAGVRCVTLAYGRWDWHGRPHGTTFENARDHMPMLDQGVSALVEDLHERGLDRDVSVVVWGEFGRTPKINPQGGRDHWPPVSCALLAGGGMRTGQVIGSTNRLGEYAKDRPVTFQEVFATLYHNLGIDVNTATMPDLSGRPQYLVDHAEPLREVC